The proteins below come from a single Corylus avellana chromosome ca3, CavTom2PMs-1.0 genomic window:
- the LOC132173668 gene encoding mitogen-activated protein kinase kinase kinase YODA, with product MPPWWGRKKANKESFFDTIHRKFKSASEEKCNSRSGGSRGRSSDTVSERGFRSSLPSRSPSPSTQVSRCQSFAERSQAQPLPLPGVHLPNIGRANSGISASSKPGLDRGSKPLVFPPPRPGCVPNRADPADTEADIATASVSSDSTIDSDDPSDSRLLSPLASDYENGNKTTANSPSSVMHRDQYPVVNQKNSREILKPANLLFSNQFLSTSPKRRPLSAHVQNLQIPSHSVFCSAPDSSMSSPSRSPIRVFGPEQVMNSGYWTGRSYPEIASGQCSSPGSGYNSGHNSVGGDMSGQLFWPHSRCSPECSPIPSPRMTSPGPSSRIHSGAVTPLHPRAGGAAADSPTTRPDDGKQQSHRLPLPPITISNSCPFSPTYSAATTPSVPRSPGRAENPTSPGSRWKKGRLLGRGTFGHVYLGFNSESGEMCAMKEVTLFSDDAKSKESAQQLGQEITMLSRLRHPNIVQYYGSETVDDKLYIYLEFVSGGSIYKLLQDYGQFGEIAIRSYTQQILSGLAYLHTKNTVHRDIKGANILVDPNGRVKLADFGMAKHITGQSCPLSFKGSPYWMAPEVIKNSNGCNLAVDIWSLGCTVLEMATTKPPWSQYEGVAALFKIGNSRELPPIPNHLSEDGKNFVRLCLQRNPSHRPSAEWLLEHPFVKNAAPLERPVLSADPSDAPPVVTNAVRSLGHARSSPCLDSEGVGIHQSRGSKTGSGSSDAHAIWNISCPVSPVSPLLRSRSPQHMSGRTSPSPISSPRTPSGSSTPLTGGTGAIPFHQPQQLATYAYDGVAMIQRSQNSFYTNGSTPYHEPNPDLFRGMSQASHAFRDIILSDNSTLGDQSGRPLRVDTRELYDKQLLREPLKQNLFLELMPSSPILGRKNGI from the exons ATGCCTCCATGGTGGGGAAGGAAGAAAGCAAACAAGGAAAGTTTCTTTGATACAATACACCGAAAATTTAAGAGTGCATCTGAAGAAAAGTGCAACAGTAGATCAGGAGGGTCTCGGGGACGCAGTAGTGACACTGTTTCAGAAAGAGGATTCCGATCCAGTCTGCCTTCAAGATCACCGTCGCCCTCAACACAAGTATCACGTTGTCAAAGTTTTGCTGAAAGATCTCAGGCCCAACCACTTCCACTTCCTGGGGTACACCTTCCTAATATTGGGCGTGCTAACTCGGGAATTAGTGCATCATCAAAGCCAGGATTGGACAGAGGCTCTAAGCCACTAGTTTTTCCCCCTCCAAGACCTGGATGTGTCCCAAACAGGGCTGATCCTGCAGATACTGAGGCTGATATAGCCACTGCTTCTGTTTCTAGTGATTCCACAATCGATAGTGATGATCCATCCGATTCACGACTTCTTAGCCCCCTGGCTTCTGACTAtgaaaatggaaacaaaacCACTGCGAACAGCCCTTCGAG TGTAATGCACAGGGATCAGTACCCTGTTGTCAATCAAAAGAACTCGAGAGAGATATTGAAACCAGCTAATCTTTTATTCAGCAATCAATTTCTCTCTACATCACCTAAACGGAGACCTTTAAGTGCGCATGTGCAAAATTTACAGATTCCTTCACACAGTGTTTTCTGTAGTGCTCCAGACAGCTCGATGTCAAGTCCTTCTAGAAGTCCGATTAGAGTGTTTGGGCCTGAGCAAGTTATGAACTCTGGTTACTGGACAGGAAGATCTTATCCAGAGATAGCTTCTGGGCAGTGCTCTAGTCCAGGTTCAGGTTATAATTCTGGGCATAATTCAGTAGGGGGGGATATGTCGGGACAGCTGTTTTGGCCACACAGCAGGTGTAGTCCTGAGTGTTCTCCAATTCCTAGTCCCAGAATGACAAGTCCAGGTCCTAGCTCCAGAATACACAGTGGTGCTGTCACCCCTCTGCATCCACGAGCTGGAGGAGCTGCCGCAGATTCGCCTACAACCCGGCCTGATGATGGGAAACAACAAAGCCACCGTTTGCCTCTTCCTCCAATAACAATTTCAAATTCTTGTCCTTTTTCTCCCACATATTCAGCAGCTACAACTCCCTCAGTTCCACGTAGTCCTGGTAGGGCAGAAAATCCTACAAGCCCTGGTTCTCGCTGGAAGAAGGGACGTCTGCTAGGGAGGGGTACATTTGGACATGTATATCTTGGTTTTAACAG TGAAAGTGGCGAGATGTGTGCTATGAAAGAGGTAACTCTGTTTTCAGACGATGCAAAATCAAAGGAAAGTGCACAGCAGCTGGGGCAA GAAATTACGATGCTAAGTCGCTTGCGGCACCCAAATATAGTACAGTATTATGGATCTGAGACT GTAGATGACAAACTATACATATATCTAGAGTTTGTATCTGGTGGTTCCATCTATAAACTGCTTCAAGACTATGGTCAGTTTGGTGAAATTGCTATTCGCAGTTATACTCAACAAATTTTGTCAGGGCTTGCATATCTACATACTAAAAACACTGTCCATAG GGACATCAAAGGAGCAAATATTCTGGTAGACCCCAATGGCAGGGTGAAATTGGCAGATTTTGGGATGGCGAAGCAT ATTACTGGGCAGTCTTGTCCTTTGTCATTTAAGGGAAGCCCTTACTGGATGGCACCTGAG GTTATCAAGAATTCAAATGGTTGTAATCTTGCTGTTGATATATGGAGCCTTGGATGCACTGTTTTAGAGATGGCTACAACAAAACCACCGTGGAGCCAGTATGAAGGG GTTGCTGCTTTGTTTAAGATTGGAAATAGCAGGGAACTCCCTCCAATTCCTAATCATCTATCAGAGGATGGAAAGAATTTTGTGAGGCTATGTTTACAGCGTAATCCATCACATCGTCCTAGTGCTGAGTGGCTTTTGGAGCATCCTTTTGTTAAGAATGCTGCACCACTAGAAAGACCCGTTTTGAGTGCTGATCCTTCTGATGCACCACCTGTGGTTACAAATGCAGTGAGATCTCTG GGACATGCACGAAGTTCTCCATGCTTAGACTCCGAAGGAGTGGGTATCCATCAGTCTAGAGGCTCAAAAACTGGTTCAGGATCCAG TGATGCCCATGCGATATGGAATATATCATGCCCAGTTTCTCCTGTGAGCCCTCTTCTACGTTCAAGGTCACCACAACATATGAGTGGAAGGACATCTCCCTCTCCCATTTCTAGCCCTCGCACCCCATCTGGTTCATCAACACCCCTTACTGGTGGTACCGGTGCCATCCCATTTCACCAACCGCAGCAGCTAGCAACCTACGCATATGATGGTGTGGCAATGATACAAAGAAGCCAAAACAGTTTCTATACTAATGGTAGCACCCCCTATCACGAGCCAAACCCTGACCTATTTAGGGGGATGTCACAAGCTTCTCATGCCTTCCGTGATATAATTTTATCTGATAACAGTACTCTTGGAGACCAGTCGGGACGGCCTCTCCGAGTGGACACAAGGGAATTGTATGATAAGCAGCTCTTAAGGGAACCCTTAAAGCAAAATTTGTTCCTGGAACTTATGCCCAGCTCGCCAATTCTTGGTCGTAAGAATGGAATCTGA
- the LOC132174333 gene encoding uncharacterized protein LOC132174333 produces the protein MGSILECHKAKEFIQAVEEQFVSSDKALASTLMKKLSSKTFDNSRSVREHIMKMKDMSAQLKSLEVDISESFLVHFILNSLPSKYTHFKISYNTHKDKWSANELLSMCVQEEERLKHEMPQSVHMATHDKERTKRGKNAPHFKKENKLSIK, from the coding sequence ATGGGTTCTATCCTAGAATGCCATAAGGCAAAAGAATTCATTCAAGCCGTTGAGGAACAATTTGTGAGTTCCGATAAGGCCTTAGCCAGCACCCTGATGAAAAAGCTTTCAAGCAAAACCTTCGACAATTCCAGAAGTGTGCGAGAGCACATTATGAAAATGAAGGACATGTCTGCTCAACTGAAGTCCCTAGAGGTGGATATATCTGAGTCATTTTTGGTCCATTTCATCTTGAACTCTCTTCCTTCTAAATATACTCATTTTAAGATCTCTTATAACACACATAAGGATAAATGGTCAGCAAATGAACTTCTGagcatgtgtgttcaagaagaggAGAGGTTAAAACATGAGATGCCACAAAGTGTTCACATGGCTACTCATGATAAAGAAAGGACCAAGAGAGGCAAGAATGCCCCACATTTCAAGAAAGAGAACAAGTTGTCGATCAAGTAA